The following proteins are encoded in a genomic region of Dehalococcoidia bacterium:
- a CDS encoding AIR synthase related protein yields the protein MKVQSLGEFGLIQRLADRIARDERQRNARLVIGIGDDAAAWRPDDAIELLTTDTLMQDVHFRLGVGTWRDLGWKALAVNVSDIAAMGGVPRYAVVTLGLPADTDVSAMDELYEGMLDMA from the coding sequence ATGAAGGTGCAGAGCCTCGGGGAGTTTGGCCTCATTCAACGGCTGGCCGACCGCATTGCCCGCGACGAACGGCAGAGGAACGCGCGCCTGGTCATTGGCATTGGCGACGACGCCGCCGCATGGCGTCCCGACGACGCCATTGAGCTGCTCACCACCGACACGCTGATGCAGGACGTGCATTTCCGGTTGGGCGTCGGCACATGGCGCGACCTGGGCTGGAAGGCGCTGGCGGTCAACGTCAGTGATATCGCCGCGATGGGCGGCGTGCCCCGGTACGCCGTCGTCACCCTCGGCCTGCCCGCCGATACGGACGTCTCGGCGATGGACGAGCTGTACGAGGGCATGCTGGATATGGCGGA